From Arachis stenosperma cultivar V10309 chromosome 2, arast.V10309.gnm1.PFL2, whole genome shotgun sequence, one genomic window encodes:
- the LOC130961698 gene encoding purple acid phosphatase 22-like → MIRNNNSLLLQLFSFLLLLLFPQMIQSQEKSFSRQPSGQFIFTPHERSDSEPQQVHISLVGKDHMRVSWVTEDKHARSVVEYGTKQGGEYEAKSKGEHTSYNYFMYQSGKIHHVVIGPLKPNTNYFYRCGGLGPEFSFKTPPLNFPIEFVVVGDLGQTEWTASTLKHVNSKDYDVFLLPGDLSYADTQQPLWDSFGRLVEPYASQRPWMVTQGNHEVEILPITEPTGFKAYNSRWPNPHKESGSNSNLYYSFEVSGTHIIMLGSYTDFDDQSEQYTWLVDDLGKVDRKRTPWVVVLLHAPWYNTNEAHQAEGESMRKSMEVLLFEARVDLVFAGHVHAYERFTRVYDNNADPCGPMYVTIGDGGNREGLALSYKKPVSPLSLYREASFGHGRLRIVNETHAHWSWHRNNDSDAFVADDVWIQSLISFKECWNTQQHHLVAHQEL, encoded by the exons atgatTAGGAATAATaattctcttctccttcaattattttccttccttttattattattattcccaCAGATGATACAATCACAGGAGAAATCTTTTTCTCGCCAACCTTCTGGTCAATTTATTTTCACTCCTCATGAACGCTCAGATTCTGAACCTCAACAG GTTCACATATCATTGGTGGGGAAAGATCACATGAGAGTGTCATGGGTAACAGAAGACAAGCATGCAAGATCAGTGGTGGAGTATGGAACAAAACAAGGAGGAGAATATGAAGCAAAATCAAAGGGGGAACACACTTCATACAATTATTTCATGTACCAATCAGGGAAGATCCACCATGTGGTTATTGGGCCTTTGAAGCCCAATACCAATTACTTCTATAGGTGTGGTGGTTTGGGCCCTGAGTTTTCCTTCAAGACTCCTCCACTCAATTTTCCCATTGAATTTGTGGTTGTCG GTGACTTGGGACAAACAGAATGGACAGCATCAACCTTAAAACATGTTAACAGCAAAGACTATGATGTGTTTTTATTACCGGGTGACCTATCCTATGCTGACACACAGCAACCACTATGGGACTCCTTCGGTCGCCTGGTGGAACCATACGCCAGCCAGAGACCATGGATGGTCACTCAAGGCAACCACGAAGTTGAGATCTTACCGATTACCGAGCCAACCGGTTTCAAGGCCTACAACTCCCGATGGCCCAATCCCCACAAAGAAAGTGGGTCCAACTCAAACCTCTACTATTCCTTTGAGGTATCTGGGACCCATATTATTATGTTGGGGTCATACACTGATTTTGATGACCAATCAGAGCAGTACACGTGGCTTGTAGATGACTTGGGGAAGGTTGATAGGAAGAGGACTCCATGGGTGGTTGTGTTGTTGCATGCACCTTGGTATAACACCAATGAAGCACATCAAGCTGAAGGTGAAAGCATGAGAAAATCCATGGAGGTCTTGCTTTTTGAGGCTCGTGTTGACTTGGTCTTTGCTGGCCATGTTCATGCATATGAACGCTTT ACTAGGGTTTATGACAATAATGCGGATCCATGTGGTCCAATGTACGTGACAATTGGAGATGGAGGAAATCGTGAAGGACTTGCATTATC GTATAAGAAGCCGGTAAGTCCACTCTCATTGTATAGGGAAGCAAGCTTTGGTCATGGAAGGTTGAGAATAGTGAACGAAACACATGCACACTGGTCATGGCACCGTAACAATGATTCTGATGCTTTTGTAGCTGATGATGTTTGGATTCAGAGCTTAATTAGCTTCAAAGAATGTTGGAACACACAACAACATCACCTTGTTGCTCATCAAGAGCTATGA